The following coding sequences are from one Desulfosporosinus orientis DSM 765 window:
- a CDS encoding HutP family protein, protein MKVSRPGDKVKPSLERSALLLAMTETREEEEKIKKSLYSEYDLRCGVTELGGTVANLQHTGKLTNSVIATAFNTGVIPKEDRKIHALIHATLEASNSIFIHTNSNASFALKIGLTTDSEWIAVAIYGRSSLHPLLEHARVGLGMMHL, encoded by the coding sequence TTGAAAGTATCAAGACCCGGAGACAAAGTGAAACCTTCCTTAGAACGGTCAGCCTTGCTCTTAGCTATGACAGAGACAAGAGAGGAAGAAGAGAAAATAAAAAAGTCTCTCTACAGTGAGTATGATTTACGATGCGGAGTGACTGAGCTTGGGGGAACCGTCGCCAACCTCCAACATACCGGCAAGCTCACGAATTCAGTGATAGCGACAGCCTTTAATACGGGAGTGATTCCCAAGGAAGACCGCAAGATACATGCTCTAATTCATGCCACGCTGGAGGCCAGCAACAGTATTTTTATTCATACTAATAGTAATGCCAGTTTTGCCTTGAAGATTGGTTTAACAACGGATTCAGAATGGATAGCAGTCGCTATTTATGGCCGTTCTTCTCTTCACCCCCTTTTAGAACACGCCAGGGTGGGATTGGGCATGATGCATCTTTGA
- a CDS encoding P-II family nitrogen regulator, producing MKMIRAIVRPDKTESIAEALAENGMPSLTKMHVFGRGRTKGIRIGDVVYDEFPKTMLLMVVEDEQLDKAIGIILEKAKTGTMGDGKVFVTEVEAAYTVSKGAKGL from the coding sequence ATGAAAATGATTAGAGCCATTGTCAGACCGGATAAAACGGAGAGTATAGCTGAGGCCTTAGCGGAGAATGGAATGCCTTCTCTCACTAAAATGCACGTTTTTGGCCGAGGCAGGACGAAAGGGATTCGAATTGGTGATGTAGTTTATGATGAGTTTCCCAAGACTATGCTGCTTATGGTTGTGGAAGATGAACAGCTGGATAAAGCCATCGGTATTATTCTTGAGAAAGCTAAGACAGGAACCATGGGTGACGGCAAAGTCTTTGTAACAGAAGTTGAAGCGGCGTACACCGTGAGTAAAGGAGCAAAGGGGTTGTAA